One genomic region from Vannielia litorea encodes:
- a CDS encoding DMT family transporter — protein MTQTTDIPARAWAELLLLGLIWGASFLSIRVALDEVSVLSSVCHRVGWAALVLWALVWLRGEALPRGAALWGSFAVMGLLNNVLPFTLMAWGQLTIESGLTSILNAFTAVAGVLVAALVFADERLTARRLTGVCLGFAGVAVTVGPAVLQGFSLRSLAQLAVLAGTLCYALAGAWARVRLKGLSPTVAAAGMLTCSTFMLIPLTLLLEGNIDLPATARGTAAIAYYALIATACAYLLYYRVLGMAGAGNLLLVTLLIPPVAIGLGALVLNEALHPRAYAGFALLALGLVVLDGRLWRRLRPRPA, from the coding sequence ATGACCCAAACCACCGATATCCCCGCCCGCGCCTGGGCCGAGCTGCTGCTTCTCGGGCTCATCTGGGGCGCCTCCTTCCTGTCGATCCGGGTGGCGCTGGACGAGGTGAGCGTGCTCTCCTCGGTCTGCCACCGGGTCGGTTGGGCCGCTCTTGTGCTCTGGGCGCTGGTGTGGCTGCGCGGCGAAGCGCTGCCACGCGGCGCGGCCCTCTGGGGCAGCTTCGCGGTGATGGGCCTGCTGAACAACGTGCTGCCCTTCACCCTCATGGCCTGGGGCCAGCTGACGATTGAAAGCGGTCTGACCTCGATCCTCAACGCCTTCACCGCCGTCGCCGGGGTGCTGGTTGCCGCCCTCGTCTTTGCAGACGAGCGCCTCACCGCGCGCCGCCTGACCGGCGTCTGCCTCGGGTTCGCGGGCGTGGCCGTCACCGTCGGGCCTGCCGTGCTGCAAGGCTTCTCGCTCCGCTCTCTCGCGCAACTCGCCGTGCTGGCGGGCACACTGTGCTACGCGCTTGCAGGCGCATGGGCCCGCGTGCGCCTAAAGGGCCTCTCCCCCACCGTGGCCGCCGCAGGCATGCTCACCTGCTCCACCTTCATGCTCATCCCCCTCACGCTGCTGCTCGAAGGCAACATCGACCTGCCCGCCACGGCCCGCGGCACCGCCGCCATCGCCTATTACGCACTGATCGCCACCGCCTGCGCCTACCTCCTCTACTACCGCGTGCTCGGCATGGCCGGGGCGGGCAACCTGCTTCTGGTCACCCTGCTGATCCCGCCAGTTGCCATCGGCCTCGGAGCGCTGGTGCTGAACGAGGCGCTCCACCCCCGCGCCTATGCCGGCTTCGCTCTTCTGGCGCTCGGTCTCGTCGTGCTCGACGGGCGACTGTGGCGCCGCCTGCGCCCCCGCCCCGCCTGA
- a CDS encoding OmpP1/FadL family transporter, whose translation MKRTTTSAAAALLATATAASAGGIERTTQSIGFMYEPGSYGEFSISRVSPDVSGVAASGLGPFPAGPDSGDMSGDYTSLSFAFKTDVNDRLSIGFIFEQPFGADVYYPMGTGYAYGGSNADLNVDELKLIAKYKLDGGFSIHGGLRMQQVKGNVALFNGYTLQAPTSSELGYFIGAAYEKPEIAMRIALTYHSAITHEFAAIENGSPSLPFETTFPQSLNLEAQTGIAEGTLLLASVRWVDWSEFDITPFGYNLATGSSLVDYEDDVVTYTVGVARRFTDNFAGIATVSYEAQNGGFSGNLGPTDGRTSIGLAGRYTVGKAIITGGVNYSWVGDARTENPTAPGTTFGDFSGNTAVGVGLRVGYTF comes from the coding sequence ATGAAACGCACAACCACCAGCGCCGCCGCGGCCCTTCTGGCCACCGCAACCGCCGCATCCGCGGGCGGAATCGAGCGCACCACGCAATCCATCGGCTTCATGTATGAGCCGGGCAGCTACGGCGAGTTTTCGATCAGCCGCGTCAGCCCGGATGTGTCCGGTGTCGCCGCCAGCGGGCTTGGCCCCTTCCCGGCAGGTCCGGACTCCGGCGACATGTCGGGCGACTACACCTCGCTCTCCTTCGCCTTCAAAACCGATGTGAACGATCGCCTCTCGATCGGCTTCATCTTCGAGCAGCCCTTCGGCGCCGATGTCTACTATCCGATGGGCACCGGCTACGCCTACGGCGGCTCCAACGCCGACCTCAACGTCGACGAGCTCAAGCTGATCGCCAAGTACAAGCTTGATGGCGGCTTCTCGATCCACGGCGGTCTGCGGATGCAGCAGGTCAAGGGCAACGTTGCGCTCTTCAACGGCTACACGCTGCAGGCGCCGACCAGCTCCGAACTCGGCTATTTCATCGGCGCGGCCTATGAGAAGCCCGAGATCGCCATGCGCATCGCGCTGACCTACCACTCCGCGATCACCCATGAGTTCGCGGCGATTGAAAACGGCAGCCCCTCGCTTCCGTTCGAAACGACCTTCCCGCAGTCGCTGAACCTCGAAGCCCAGACCGGCATCGCTGAAGGCACCCTGCTGCTGGCCTCGGTCCGCTGGGTCGACTGGTCGGAATTCGATATCACGCCCTTCGGCTACAACCTCGCAACCGGCAGCTCGCTGGTGGATTACGAGGATGACGTGGTCACCTACACCGTCGGCGTGGCCCGTCGCTTTACCGACAACTTCGCCGGCATCGCGACCGTCAGCTACGAAGCCCAGAACGGCGGCTTCTCCGGCAACCTCGGCCCGACCGATGGCCGCACCTCGATCGGCCTCGCCGGCCGCTACACCGTGGGCAAGGCCATCATCACCGGTGGCGTTAACTACAGCTGGGTCGGCGACGCCCGCACCGAGAACCCCACCGCCCCCGGCACCACCTTCGGCGACTTCTCCGGCAACACCGCTGTCGGCGTCGGCCTCCGCGTCGGCTACACCTTCTGA
- a CDS encoding DMT family transporter has product MSRSPSPGEIAPAGVAARPRTPESNALLPAMGWMLGAIASFATMAVAGRQVSVELDTFEIMTYRSFVGLFIIVSLVFATRQTHQITTRQLHLHFARNVAHFAGQNLWFFAITMAPLAQVISIEFTSPLWVILLAALFLGERFTAVKALSAGLGFIGVLIVARPDFTNLDPGLTAAAAAAVGFALTAIFTKVLTRQASVLCILFYITTMQAVFGLACGFLDGHMTWPSTSAIPYVVLIGVAGLTAHTCLTRALSLAPASIVMPMDFIRLPLLAFVGMAFYGESLDIWVVLGAALILGGNFINLRANAR; this is encoded by the coding sequence GTGAGCCGCAGCCCCTCGCCCGGCGAGATCGCGCCCGCCGGTGTCGCCGCCCGCCCCCGCACACCCGAATCCAACGCCCTGCTGCCCGCGATGGGCTGGATGCTGGGCGCAATCGCCTCCTTCGCCACCATGGCCGTGGCCGGGCGGCAGGTGTCGGTCGAGCTCGATACCTTCGAGATCATGACCTATCGCAGCTTCGTCGGGCTCTTCATCATCGTCTCGCTGGTCTTCGCCACGCGCCAGACCCACCAGATCACCACCCGCCAGCTGCACCTCCACTTCGCCCGCAACGTGGCCCACTTCGCCGGGCAGAACCTGTGGTTCTTCGCCATCACAATGGCCCCGCTGGCGCAGGTCATCTCCATCGAGTTCACCTCGCCGCTCTGGGTGATCCTGCTGGCCGCGCTCTTCCTTGGCGAGCGCTTCACGGCTGTAAAAGCCCTGAGCGCCGGGCTCGGCTTCATCGGCGTGCTCATCGTCGCCCGCCCCGACTTCACCAACCTCGACCCCGGTCTGACGGCGGCGGCGGCGGCAGCCGTCGGCTTTGCCCTCACCGCGATCTTCACCAAGGTGCTGACCCGTCAGGCCTCGGTGCTCTGCATCCTGTTCTACATCACCACAATGCAGGCGGTCTTCGGGCTGGCCTGCGGCTTTCTCGACGGCCACATGACATGGCCCTCCACCTCGGCCATCCCCTATGTGGTGCTGATCGGCGTCGCCGGGCTGACCGCCCACACCTGCCTGACCCGCGCCCTCTCGCTCGCGCCCGCCTCCATCGTCATGCCGATGGACTTCATCCGCCTGCCCCTGCTGGCCTTCGTCGGCATGGCCTTCTACGGCGAGTCGCTCGATATCTGGGTGGTCCTCGGCGCGGCGCTGATCCTCGGCGGCAACTTCATCAACCTGCGCGCGAACGCGCGTTGA
- a CDS encoding putative quinol monooxygenase produces the protein MGQIRVEGRLICTTEAQAKTARKLLPEHIRLSRAEPGNIHFNLTQGDDPMVWHLDELFESPEAFAAHQARTKSSAWGESSGEITRDFTVTEEEA, from the coding sequence ATGGGACAGATCCGCGTCGAGGGCCGCCTCATCTGCACGACTGAAGCGCAGGCCAAGACCGCCCGCAAGCTGCTGCCCGAGCACATTCGCCTCAGCCGCGCCGAACCCGGCAACATCCATTTCAACCTGACCCAAGGCGATGATCCGATGGTCTGGCACCTCGACGAGCTGTTCGAGAGCCCCGAGGCCTTCGCCGCGCATCAGGCCCGCACCAAATCCTCCGCATGGGGCGAATCCAGCGGCGAGATCACCCGCGACTTCACCGTGACCGAGGAGGAGGCGTGA
- a CDS encoding substrate-binding domain-containing protein codes for MIRPLVTAAALALLGALPAAAQSHITVQSTTSTQNSGLYEHLLPIFEEKTGIDVRVVAVGTGQALKNAGNCDGDMLITHARAAEEAFVAEGKGLARHPLMYNDFILVGPAADPASAAGDDILAALSAIAVSEAPFASRADDSGTNKAELALWSEAGADPKAASGTWYLETGSGMGATLNLGTAQGAYVLTDRATWDTFANKGDFEILVEGDPKLFNQYGLIVVSPAACPATRIVEAETFAKWLLGPEGQDAIQAFAPNGKQLFFPNAAE; via the coding sequence GTGATCCGCCCCCTCGTCACCGCCGCCGCCCTCGCCCTGCTGGGCGCCCTGCCCGCCGCCGCGCAGAGCCACATCACCGTGCAAAGCACCACCTCCACCCAGAACTCGGGCCTCTACGAGCACCTGCTGCCGATCTTCGAGGAGAAGACCGGGATCGACGTGCGCGTGGTCGCTGTCGGCACCGGTCAGGCGCTGAAGAACGCAGGCAACTGCGATGGCGACATGCTCATCACCCACGCCCGCGCCGCAGAGGAGGCCTTTGTCGCCGAGGGCAAGGGGCTGGCCCGCCACCCGCTGATGTATAACGACTTTATCCTCGTCGGCCCCGCCGCCGACCCCGCCAGCGCGGCGGGCGACGATATCCTCGCCGCTCTCTCCGCCATTGCCGTGAGCGAGGCGCCCTTCGCCTCCCGCGCCGACGACTCGGGAACCAACAAGGCCGAGCTTGCGCTCTGGTCCGAGGCCGGGGCCGACCCCAAGGCCGCCTCCGGCACATGGTATCTCGAGACCGGCTCCGGCATGGGCGCCACCCTCAACCTCGGCACCGCGCAGGGCGCCTATGTGCTGACCGACCGCGCCACATGGGACACCTTCGCCAACAAGGGCGATTTCGAGATTCTTGTGGAGGGCGACCCCAAGCTCTTCAACCAGTACGGCCTCATCGTGGTCAGCCCTGCCGCCTGCCCCGCTACCCGCATCGTCGAGGCCGAAACCTTCGCCAAATGGCTGCTCGGCCCCGAGGGTCAAGATGCCATTCAGGCCTTCGCCCCCAACGGCAAACAGTTGTTCTTTCCCAACGCGGCAGAGTGA
- a CDS encoding ATP-binding cassette domain-containing protein, with translation MAERRVIPLSRPEPPDAEPGIAISGLHLSRSGRALLRGVSLTLGHTGITALLGPNGAGKSLLLRAIAGIIPPDAGEINLAPRLAHPALVFQKPVLLRRSARANLAHALKLAGVPRAARPARISDLLEQCDLTAIAASPARSLSGGEQQRLAMARALAGDPALLLLDEPTASLDPKATAAIEAITLRAAGRGVKVILVTHDRAQAERLAGDVVFLHKGRAVEHAPAPRFFSTPASAEAQAYLEGRLIL, from the coding sequence ATGGCTGAACGCCGCGTCATCCCGCTCTCCCGGCCCGAGCCCCCCGATGCCGAGCCGGGCATCGCCATATCGGGGCTGCACCTGTCGCGCTCCGGGCGCGCGCTGCTGCGGGGCGTGTCGCTGACCCTCGGGCACACCGGCATCACCGCGCTTCTGGGGCCGAACGGCGCGGGAAAGAGCCTTCTGCTGCGGGCCATCGCCGGGATCATCCCGCCCGATGCGGGCGAGATTAACCTCGCGCCACGCCTCGCCCACCCCGCGTTGGTGTTCCAAAAGCCGGTGCTCCTGCGCCGCTCCGCCCGCGCCAACCTCGCCCATGCGCTCAAACTCGCAGGCGTGCCCCGCGCCGCCCGCCCGGCCCGTATTTCCGACCTGCTGGAGCAATGCGACCTCACCGCCATCGCCGCTTCTCCCGCCCGCTCGCTCTCGGGTGGTGAGCAGCAGCGGCTGGCGATGGCCCGGGCGCTTGCTGGCGACCCGGCGCTATTGTTGCTCGATGAACCCACCGCATCGCTCGACCCCAAGGCCACCGCCGCGATCGAGGCCATCACCCTGCGCGCTGCCGGGCGCGGGGTGAAGGTCATCCTCGTCACCCACGACCGAGCCCAGGCCGAGCGCCTCGCCGGCGATGTCGTGTTCCTCCACAAGGGCCGCGCCGTCGAGCACGCTCCCGCGCCCCGCTTCTTTTCCACCCCCGCCTCTGCCGAGGCCCAAGCCTACCTTGAAGGAAGACTCATCCTGTGA
- a CDS encoding ABC transporter permease produces MSAFREAIAEAAGLIVRADADFLEIVSLSAQVTGLAVLIACSIGFPLGALLAVGRFRGRGALSLAVSAAMGLPPVVVGLVLYMLLSRAGPLGVLGLLYTPTAMVIAQVVLVTPIIAALTRQVVEDLDAEYSETLRALRATRAQAMGTLLWEARPALVTAALAGLGRAMAEVGAVMIVGGNIDHLTRVMTTAIALETSRGELALALALGIVLLVASLAINAALMGLRQRIGEPAHG; encoded by the coding sequence ATGTCTGCATTCCGCGAGGCCATTGCCGAGGCTGCCGGGCTGATCGTCCGGGCGGATGCCGATTTTCTCGAAATCGTCTCGCTCTCTGCGCAGGTCACCGGGCTGGCTGTGCTCATCGCCTGCTCCATCGGCTTCCCGCTCGGGGCGTTGCTCGCCGTGGGCCGGTTCCGCGGGCGCGGGGCGCTCTCTCTGGCGGTTTCGGCGGCAATGGGCCTGCCCCCCGTGGTCGTCGGCCTCGTGCTCTACATGCTGCTCTCCCGCGCGGGTCCGCTCGGCGTGCTCGGCCTGCTCTACACCCCGACCGCCATGGTCATCGCGCAGGTCGTGCTGGTCACCCCCATCATCGCCGCGCTGACCCGCCAGGTGGTGGAGGATCTCGACGCCGAGTACTCCGAAACCCTCCGCGCCCTGCGCGCCACCCGTGCTCAGGCCATGGGCACCCTGCTGTGGGAGGCCCGCCCTGCGCTGGTAACTGCCGCCCTCGCCGGGCTGGGCCGCGCCATGGCCGAGGTCGGCGCAGTGATGATCGTCGGCGGCAACATCGACCATCTGACCCGCGTGATGACCACCGCCATCGCGCTGGAAACCTCGCGCGGCGAGTTGGCGCTGGCACTGGCGCTCGGCATCGTGCTGCTGGTCGCCTCGCTGGCGATCAACGCCGCCCTCATGGGCCTACGCCAGCGGATCGGGGAGCCTGCGCATGGCTGA
- a CDS encoding outer membrane protein, whose translation MKKTIVAATLPALLALPAFAGNLDPVIVETPVAAPAPVYDAGRDWSGGYVGLSFGTGSGEVDDGTASTDFDVNDNYGLYGGYLWDNGSLVYGGELAYSSLSIGTDAGDADADEWMLKGRLGYDAGNFLPYATAGYSNLTVEGDSGDGYVLGAGLEYAATESISVRGEYLNHQFNDFGDTDGLDVSHDTFSIGVSYNF comes from the coding sequence ATGAAGAAGACAATCGTAGCAGCCACCCTCCCCGCTCTACTGGCCCTACCGGCCTTTGCAGGCAACCTCGACCCGGTCATCGTTGAGACCCCGGTCGCTGCTCCCGCGCCCGTCTACGACGCTGGCCGCGACTGGTCCGGCGGCTACGTCGGCCTGTCCTTTGGCACAGGCTCGGGCGAAGTGGATGACGGCACCGCTTCCACCGACTTCGACGTGAATGACAACTACGGCCTCTACGGCGGTTACCTGTGGGACAACGGCAGCCTCGTCTACGGTGGCGAACTGGCCTACAGCTCCCTCTCCATCGGCACCGACGCCGGTGATGCAGACGCCGACGAGTGGATGCTCAAAGGCCGCCTCGGCTACGACGCTGGCAACTTCCTGCCCTACGCCACCGCTGGTTACTCCAACCTCACCGTCGAAGGTGATAGCGGCGACGGCTACGTGCTGGGTGCCGGTCTGGAATATGCCGCAACCGAGTCGATCTCGGTGCGCGGTGAGTACCTGAACCACCAGTTCAACGACTTCGGTGACACCGATGGTCTGGACGTGTCGCACGACACCTTCAGCATCGGCGTGAGCTACAACTTCTGA
- a CDS encoding NAD-dependent epimerase/dehydratase family protein, giving the protein MKVIILGGDGFCGWPNALHLSARGHDVIIVDNLSRRKIDIELEVESLTPIRPIGERLRVWKELTGKEIGFHDFTVGEHYHRLLTLFQDEKPDAVIHFAEQRAAPYSMKSSAHKRYTVNNNLNATNDVLSAIVESGQDIHLVHLGTMGVYGYGTAGMKIPEGYLKVSVDTANGPSEQEILYPANPGSIYHMTKTQDQLFFHFYNKNDGVKITDLHQGIVWGTQTEETAMDERLINRFDYDGDYGTVLNRFVMQAAIGYPMTVHGTGGQTRAFIHIQDTCRCIELALNNPPGDGERVNILNQMTETHRVRDLAQMLRDQMGAEIAYLENPRQEAEENDLHVTNDRFLGMGLEPITLEAGMLEEVRGIAEKYAGRCDREKIPCVSLWKS; this is encoded by the coding sequence ATGAAAGTCATCATTCTTGGTGGAGACGGGTTTTGCGGCTGGCCCAATGCGCTGCACCTCTCGGCGCGTGGCCATGATGTGATCATTGTCGACAACCTGAGCCGCCGGAAGATCGACATAGAACTGGAGGTGGAGAGCCTCACCCCGATCCGCCCGATCGGGGAGCGGCTGCGGGTCTGGAAGGAGCTGACCGGCAAGGAGATTGGGTTTCATGATTTCACGGTGGGGGAGCATTACCATCGGCTGCTGACGCTGTTTCAGGACGAGAAACCGGATGCGGTGATCCATTTCGCCGAGCAGCGGGCGGCGCCCTATTCGATGAAGTCGAGCGCCCACAAGCGGTACACCGTGAACAACAACCTCAACGCCACCAATGATGTGCTGTCCGCCATCGTGGAGAGCGGGCAGGACATTCACCTCGTCCACCTCGGGACGATGGGGGTTTATGGCTACGGCACGGCGGGGATGAAGATACCCGAGGGTTACCTGAAGGTTTCGGTCGATACCGCCAACGGCCCGAGCGAGCAGGAAATCCTCTACCCGGCCAACCCCGGCTCGATCTACCATATGACCAAGACGCAGGATCAGCTGTTCTTTCACTTCTACAACAAGAACGACGGGGTGAAGATCACCGACCTGCATCAGGGCATCGTCTGGGGCACGCAGACCGAAGAGACGGCGATGGATGAGCGGTTGATCAACCGGTTCGACTATGACGGCGATTATGGCACGGTGCTGAACCGTTTCGTGATGCAGGCGGCCATCGGCTACCCGATGACGGTGCATGGTACCGGGGGGCAGACGCGCGCGTTCATCCATATTCAGGACACCTGCCGCTGTATCGAGCTGGCGCTGAACAACCCGCCGGGGGACGGCGAGCGGGTGAACATCCTCAACCAGATGACCGAAACGCACCGGGTCCGCGACCTTGCGCAGATGCTGCGTGACCAGATGGGGGCGGAGATCGCTTATCTGGAGAACCCGCGGCAGGAGGCGGAGGAGAACGACCTGCATGTGACCAATGACCGCTTTCTGGGCATGGGGCTGGAGCCGATCACGCTGGAGGCGGGGATGCTGGAAGAGGTGCGCGGGATCGCGGAGAAATACGCAGGCCGTTGCGACCGCGAGAAGATTCCCTGCGTGTCGCTCTGGAAGAGTTGA
- a CDS encoding ribbon-helix-helix domain-containing protein, whose amino-acid sequence MCHVFAGQDPERYATTTRRLRLNGQSTSIRLENSFWAILDEIAERDGQSTPAFISKLHSEVLELRGEPVNFTSLLRGACLVFLEMKAAPEEPAIAAE is encoded by the coding sequence ATGTGCCATGTCTTTGCCGGGCAGGACCCGGAGCGTTATGCCACAACCACGCGGCGGCTCAGGCTGAACGGGCAGAGCACCAGCATCCGGCTGGAGAATTCGTTTTGGGCCATTCTCGACGAGATCGCGGAGCGTGACGGGCAATCCACCCCTGCCTTCATTTCCAAGCTGCACTCCGAGGTGCTGGAGCTGCGCGGCGAGCCGGTGAACTTTACCTCGCTCTTGCGCGGGGCCTGCCTTGTGTTTCTGGAGATGAAAGCGGCGCCCGAAGAGCCCGCCATCGCCGCCGAATAG
- a CDS encoding VOC family protein: MAKAIHSMIRVLDEERSVDFYRRAFGLEVADRLDFPEFTLVYMSNGETGFEVELTINKDRTAPYELGDGYGHLAVSVDDLAAEHARFEAEGLAPRKLVEFAPAGEVVARFFFVADPDGYQIEVLERSGRFQ; this comes from the coding sequence TTGGCAAAGGCCATACACTCGATGATCCGCGTGCTCGACGAAGAGCGCTCGGTCGACTTTTACCGCCGCGCCTTCGGGCTGGAAGTGGCGGACCGGCTCGATTTTCCGGAATTCACGCTCGTTTACATGAGCAACGGTGAAACCGGCTTCGAGGTGGAGCTGACCATCAACAAGGACCGCACCGCGCCCTATGAGCTGGGCGACGGCTATGGGCATCTGGCCGTTTCGGTCGATGACCTGGCCGCCGAGCATGCGCGCTTCGAGGCCGAGGGGCTGGCGCCGCGCAAACTGGTGGAGTTCGCGCCTGCCGGGGAGGTGGTGGCGCGGTTCTTTTTTGTCGCGGACCCGGATGGATACCAGATCGAGGTGCTGGAGCGCAGCGGGCGCTTTCAGTGA
- a CDS encoding Twin-arginine translocation pathway signal has translation MQKSASSGQAHRGLTRRQLLSRASAAGASFVVGAGFIAAPDAAWAAETVALKPESFATLVQMARDIYPHDHVSDEYYVIAVKGYDSAEAAEGIEAGIAALDAAAHGRGHASYLAVGWERERVDILRAMEDSPFFQQIRGGLVTGLYNQKAVWPLFGYEGESFSEGGYIDRGFDDIAWL, from the coding sequence ATGCAGAAATCAGCCAGCAGCGGGCAGGCCCATCGCGGCCTGACCCGGCGCCAGCTTCTGTCACGGGCCAGCGCCGCGGGTGCCAGCTTTGTGGTGGGTGCGGGCTTCATCGCCGCGCCGGATGCGGCCTGGGCGGCGGAGACGGTGGCGCTGAAGCCCGAGAGCTTTGCCACGCTCGTTCAGATGGCGCGGGATATCTACCCGCATGACCATGTGAGCGACGAGTATTACGTGATCGCCGTGAAGGGCTATGACAGCGCCGAGGCGGCCGAGGGGATCGAGGCGGGCATTGCCGCGCTCGATGCCGCCGCACATGGCAGGGGGCACGCCAGCTACCTTGCCGTGGGCTGGGAACGCGAGCGCGTGGATATCCTCCGCGCGATGGAAGACAGCCCGTTCTTCCAGCAGATCCGCGGCGGGCTCGTGACCGGGCTCTATAACCAGAAGGCCGTCTGGCCGCTCTTCGGTTACGAGGGCGAGAGCTTCTCGGAAGGCGGCTACATCGACCGTGGTTTCGATGACATCGCGTGGCTCTGA
- a CDS encoding GMC family oxidoreductase, translating into MTAPFEQTDDSVVVIIGTGAGGGVLANELAQKGVSVVSLEAGGRYLPEDFINDEWESFGQLAWTDPRTTSGDWRVAKDFSGLPAWIVKAVGGTTTHWAGASLRFQEHEWKAATTYGDVQGANLLDWPIDAAEMAPWYEKAETKLGVTRTGGRPGLPGNNNYKVFEKGAKALGYSEVHTGRMAINSEDYDGRLACQQTGFCFQGCKWGAKWSSVYTDIEYGEATGNLEVRERCHAARILHDDAGKVTGVEYFDADGNLQMQAARIVCVAGNSFESPRLLLNSASSMFPDGLANSSGQVGRNYMRHMTGSVYGVFDKPVRMWRGTTMAGIVQDEAKHDPSRGFVGGFELETLSLGLPFMAAFLDPGAWGREFTTALDGYENMAGLWIVGEDMPQETNRVTLNHDVTDQHGLPVVNVHFDDHPNDVAMRNYAYEKGMAIYDAVGATRTFPTPPYPSTHNLGTNRMSENARDGVVNKWGQTHDVANLFVSDGSQFTTGAAENPTLTIVALAIRQADHIAREMSAGTL; encoded by the coding sequence ATGACAGCACCGTTTGAACAGACCGACGATAGCGTGGTCGTCATCATTGGCACCGGCGCGGGCGGCGGCGTGCTCGCCAACGAGCTGGCGCAGAAGGGCGTCAGCGTTGTGTCGCTGGAGGCCGGGGGGCGCTATCTGCCCGAGGACTTCATCAACGACGAGTGGGAGAGCTTTGGACAGCTGGCCTGGACAGACCCGCGCACCACCAGCGGCGACTGGCGCGTGGCCAAGGACTTCTCCGGCCTGCCCGCCTGGATCGTCAAGGCCGTGGGCGGCACCACCACCCATTGGGCGGGCGCGAGCTTGCGCTTTCAGGAGCACGAGTGGAAGGCCGCCACCACCTATGGCGACGTGCAGGGTGCCAACCTGCTCGACTGGCCGATCGACGCCGCCGAGATGGCGCCGTGGTATGAGAAGGCCGAGACCAAGCTGGGCGTCACCCGCACCGGCGGGCGGCCCGGCCTGCCCGGCAACAACAACTACAAGGTCTTCGAGAAGGGCGCCAAGGCGCTGGGCTACTCGGAGGTTCACACCGGGCGCATGGCGATCAACTCCGAAGATTACGATGGCCGCCTTGCCTGCCAGCAGACCGGCTTTTGCTTTCAGGGCTGCAAGTGGGGCGCCAAGTGGTCGTCTGTCTACACCGACATCGAATATGGCGAGGCGACCGGCAATCTGGAGGTGCGCGAGCGCTGCCATGCCGCCCGCATCCTGCATGATGACGCAGGCAAGGTGACCGGGGTCGAGTATTTTGACGCCGATGGCAATTTGCAGATGCAGGCGGCGCGGATCGTTTGCGTGGCGGGCAATTCGTTTGAGAGCCCGCGGCTGCTGCTCAACTCGGCGTCGTCGATGTTCCCTGACGGGCTGGCCAACAGCTCGGGTCAGGTGGGGCGCAACTACATGCGGCACATGACCGGCTCGGTCTACGGCGTGTTCGACAAGCCGGTGCGGATGTGGCGCGGCACCACCATGGCCGGGATCGTGCAGGACGAAGCCAAACACGACCCGTCGCGCGGCTTTGTCGGCGGCTTCGAACTGGAGACGCTCTCTCTGGGCCTGCCCTTCATGGCGGCCTTCCTCGACCCCGGCGCGTGGGGCCGCGAGTTCACCACCGCGCTGGACGGCTACGAGAACATGGCCGGCCTGTGGATCGTGGGTGAGGACATGCCGCAAGAGACCAACCGCGTGACGCTGAACCATGACGTGACCGACCAGCACGGGCTGCCGGTAGTCAACGTGCATTTCGACGATCACCCAAATGACGTGGCGATGCGCAATTACGCCTACGAGAAGGGCATGGCGATTTACGACGCGGTGGGGGCCACCCGCACCTTCCCGACGCCGCCATACCCCTCGACCCACAACCTTGGCACCAACCGGATGAGCGAGAACGCGCGGGACGGGGTGGTGAACAAATGGGGCCAGACCCACGACGTGGCCAACCTCTTCGTGTCGGACGGCTCGCAGTTCACCACCGGGGCGGCGGAGAACCCGACGCTTACCATCGTGGCGCTGGCGATCCGCCAGGCCGACCACATCGCACGGGAGATGTCTGCCGGTACCCTCTGA